The Streptomyces camelliae genome window below encodes:
- a CDS encoding PadR family transcriptional regulator — translation MSLKYAVLAALLEGEASGYELSKAFDVSLANFWPATPQQLYRELERLAQDGLVQARTVQQERRPNKRMFTLTGAGRAELTAFAAEPPKRPTAVRDEFLIKIQAMDGGDPEVTRALVEERMGWARGKLDRYRRVRERLLDGRSEEEYLRTAERVGPYLTLMAGIAFEEDNLRWCERVLAVLAQRVALG, via the coding sequence ATGTCGCTCAAGTACGCCGTCCTGGCCGCTCTGCTGGAGGGCGAGGCCTCGGGCTACGAGCTGTCGAAGGCGTTCGACGTCTCGCTCGCGAACTTCTGGCCCGCCACCCCGCAGCAGCTCTACCGGGAGCTGGAGCGCCTGGCGCAGGACGGGCTGGTCCAGGCCCGGACCGTGCAGCAGGAACGCCGGCCCAACAAGCGGATGTTCACGCTCACCGGGGCCGGCCGGGCCGAGCTGACCGCGTTCGCCGCCGAGCCGCCGAAACGGCCCACCGCCGTGCGCGACGAGTTCCTCATCAAGATCCAGGCGATGGACGGCGGCGATCCGGAGGTCACCCGCGCGCTGGTCGAGGAGCGGATGGGCTGGGCGCGCGGCAAGCTCGACCGCTACCGGCGGGTCCGCGAGCGCCTCCTCGACGGGCGCAGCGAGGAGGAGTACCTCCGCACCGCCGAGCGCGTCGGCCCGTATCTCACCCTCATGGCCGGGATCGCCTTCGAGGAGGACAACCTGCGCTGGTGTGAGCGGGTCCTCGCCGTCCTCGCCCAGCGCGTGGCCCTGGGCTGA
- the rho gene encoding transcription termination factor Rho: MTTTLDHPPVVPQAPAARLVTGVLDIDAQGKGCLRATNLLSAPADPQVPTALIRRHGLRKGDLVEGVRGERRALTEITRIEGRDPAGPVGRRRFGDLTPLHPHDRLRLEHPASGPAGRVTDLLAPVGKGQRGLIVAPPKSGKTVLLQQLAAAVAGNHPECRLMVLLLDERPEEVTEMRRSVRGEVYASTFDRTPKEHIALAELVVERAKRLVEAGEDVVVLLDSLTRLCRAHNNASAAGGRTLSGGVDAGALLGPKRFFGAARQAEEGGSLTILATVLVDTGSRADQYYFEELKSTGNMELRLDREAAARRLFPAVDIDATGTRREELLLTPAELTAVHGLRRVLRGREGGPSGLETLLERLRATPGNAAFLRQIRPTLPAG; the protein is encoded by the coding sequence ATGACCACCACACTCGACCACCCTCCCGTGGTCCCACAGGCCCCGGCTGCCCGGCTCGTCACCGGTGTCCTCGACATCGACGCGCAGGGGAAGGGATGTCTGCGGGCCACGAACCTCCTGTCCGCCCCGGCCGACCCCCAGGTCCCCACGGCCCTGATCCGGCGCCACGGGCTGCGCAAGGGCGACCTCGTCGAGGGCGTCCGGGGCGAGCGGCGGGCACTGACCGAGATCACGCGCATCGAGGGCCGCGATCCGGCGGGCCCGGTCGGCCGGCGCCGCTTCGGCGACCTCACCCCGCTCCACCCGCACGACCGCCTCCGCCTCGAACACCCCGCCTCCGGGCCGGCCGGCCGGGTCACCGATCTGCTCGCGCCGGTCGGCAAGGGCCAGCGCGGCCTGATCGTGGCCCCGCCGAAGAGCGGCAAGACGGTGCTGCTCCAGCAGCTCGCCGCGGCCGTGGCCGGCAATCACCCCGAGTGCCGGCTGATGGTCCTGCTGCTGGACGAGCGGCCCGAGGAGGTCACCGAGATGCGCCGCTCGGTGCGCGGCGAGGTGTACGCCTCCACCTTCGACCGGACGCCCAAGGAGCACATCGCGCTCGCCGAACTCGTCGTCGAGCGGGCCAAGCGCCTGGTCGAGGCCGGCGAGGACGTCGTCGTCCTGCTGGACTCGCTGACCCGGCTGTGCCGGGCCCACAACAACGCCTCCGCCGCCGGCGGACGCACCCTGAGCGGCGGTGTCGACGCCGGTGCGCTGCTCGGCCCGAAGCGGTTCTTCGGCGCCGCCCGCCAGGCCGAGGAGGGCGGCTCGCTCACCATCCTCGCCACCGTGCTGGTGGACACGGGCTCCCGCGCCGACCAGTACTACTTCGAGGAGCTGAAGAGCACCGGCAACATGGAGCTGCGCCTCGACCGGGAGGCGGCCGCCCGCCGCCTCTTCCCCGCCGTGGACATCGACGCCACCGGCACCCGTCGCGAGGAACTCCTGCTCACCCCGGCCGAGTTGACGGCCGTGCACGGGCTGCGCCGCGTGCTGCGCGGCCGGGAGGGCGGTCCCTCCGGACTGGAGACCCTGCTGGAGCGGCTGCGCGCCACCCCCGGCAACGCCGCGTTCCTGCGGCAGATCCGGCCCACACTGCCGGCCGGCTGA
- a CDS encoding nuclear transport factor 2 family protein: protein MRAFREAVEAGNIDAAVALLAEDVVFTSPVVFKPYPGKAITAAILRAVSQVFEDLRYVREIGAPDGADHALVFTARVGDRELTGCDFIHVNEDGLIDDFMVMVRPLSGAHALAEAMGARFDEIAKEAEARSA from the coding sequence ATGCGCGCGTTCCGCGAGGCGGTGGAGGCCGGGAACATCGACGCCGCCGTGGCGCTGCTGGCCGAGGACGTCGTCTTCACCAGCCCGGTCGTCTTCAAGCCGTATCCGGGCAAGGCGATCACCGCGGCGATCCTGCGCGCGGTCTCCCAGGTCTTCGAGGACCTCCGCTACGTCCGGGAGATCGGGGCCCCGGACGGCGCCGACCACGCGCTGGTCTTCACGGCCCGGGTGGGCGACCGCGAGCTGACCGGCTGCGACTTCATCCACGTGAACGAGGACGGCCTGATCGACGACTTCATGGTCATGGTCCGCCCCCTGTCCGGCGCCCATGCCCTCGCCGAGGCCATGGGCGCGCGGTTCGACGAGATCGCGAAGGAGGCGGAGGCACGATCGGCGTGA
- a CDS encoding class I SAM-dependent methyltransferase, with product MFGPEGPRLRELAVQALSSVERGYDLLAPKFDHTPFRTPDEVLESVARALAPLGPFADGLDLCCGTGAGVEALTGLCRRSVTGVDFSAGMLEVARRRVRPPAGGPGVAWVRGDARALPFVASFELVVSFGAFGHFLPRELPGLFAQVHSVLRPGGRFAFPVLAPPRPTRPGYWLLLGFDAVMRVRNALWRPPFVMYYRTFRLGDVLRELGHAGFEVELHPLPEFGRRDDGSPRARLVVARRGQPAAGSVNS from the coding sequence ATGTTCGGTCCCGAAGGTCCCCGACTGCGTGAACTCGCGGTCCAGGCGCTGTCGTCCGTCGAGCGCGGCTACGACCTGCTCGCCCCGAAGTTCGACCACACCCCGTTCCGGACCCCCGACGAGGTGCTGGAGTCCGTCGCCAGGGCGCTCGCCCCGCTCGGCCCGTTCGCGGACGGGCTCGACCTGTGCTGCGGCACGGGCGCGGGCGTGGAGGCGCTGACCGGGCTGTGCCGGCGGAGCGTCACCGGTGTCGACTTCAGCGCGGGCATGCTGGAGGTGGCCCGGCGGAGGGTGCGGCCGCCGGCCGGCGGGCCCGGGGTCGCCTGGGTGCGCGGCGACGCCCGCGCCCTGCCGTTCGTAGCCTCCTTCGAACTCGTCGTCTCCTTCGGGGCGTTCGGCCACTTCCTGCCTCGTGAGCTGCCGGGGCTGTTCGCGCAGGTCCACTCGGTCCTGCGGCCCGGCGGCCGGTTCGCCTTCCCGGTGCTCGCCCCGCCCCGCCCGACCCGGCCCGGCTACTGGCTGCTGCTCGGCTTCGACGCCGTGATGCGGGTGCGCAACGCCCTGTGGCGGCCGCCGTTCGTCATGTACTACCGCACCTTTCGGCTCGGCGACGTGCTGCGGGAGCTGGGGCATGCGGGCTTCGAGGTCGAGCTGCACCCCCTGCCGGAGTTCGGGCGGCGGGACG